The following are encoded in a window of Ferribacterium limneticum genomic DNA:
- the rpsU gene encoding 30S ribosomal protein S21: protein MPNIRVKENEPFEVAIRRFKRTVEKTGLLTELRAREFYEKPTAERKRKAAAAVKRQHKRLRSLTLPPKLF from the coding sequence ATGCCGAACATTCGTGTCAAGGAAAATGAGCCGTTCGAAGTTGCTATCCGCCGCTTCAAGCGCACGGTCGAAAAGACTGGTTTGCTGACCGAGCTGCGTGCCCGTGAGTTTTACGAAAAGCCCACCGCCGAACGCAAGCGTAAGGCTGCCGCTGCTGTCAAACGTCAGCACAAGCGCCTCCGTAGCCTGACCCTGCCGCCGAAACTTTTCTAA
- a CDS encoding GatB/YqeY domain-containing protein: MSLKARITEDMKSAMKAKETAKLSAIRLLLAALKQKEVDERVELDDAAVVAIIEKLTKQRKDSVTQYEAAGRQELADAEKFEIAVLAVYLPEKMSPEETAAAVAAAVAATGAKGPADMGKLMAVLKPQLAGKADMAEVSKLVKAALAG; this comes from the coding sequence ATGAGTTTGAAAGCACGCATCACCGAAGACATGAAGTCGGCCATGAAGGCCAAGGAAACGGCCAAGCTGAGCGCGATTCGTCTGCTGCTCGCCGCTCTCAAGCAAAAAGAAGTCGACGAACGCGTCGAACTCGATGACGCTGCCGTCGTTGCCATCATCGAAAAGCTGACCAAGCAGCGCAAGGACAGCGTCACTCAATACGAAGCCGCCGGCCGCCAGGAACTGGCCGACGCCGAAAAGTTTGAAATCGCCGTCCTCGCCGTCTATCTGCCGGAAAAAATGAGCCCCGAGGAAACCGCCGCAGCGGTCGCTGCGGCCGTTGCTGCAACCGGCGCCAAAGGTCCGGCCGACATGGGGAAGCTGATGGCCGTGCTGAAACCGCAACTCGCCGGCAAGGCCGACATGGCGGAAGTCTCGAAACTGGTCAAGGCGGCGCTTGCGGGTTAA
- the tsaD gene encoding tRNA (adenosine(37)-N6)-threonylcarbamoyltransferase complex transferase subunit TsaD, with translation MLVLGIESSCDETGIALYDSATGLLSHALHSQVAMHAEYGGVVPELASRDHIRRVVPLLRDALAQGKRSLEEVDAVAYTRGPGLAGALLVGCAFAEALALAIDKPTIPVHHLEGHLLSPLLSATPPTFPFVALLVSGGHTQLMRVTGVGEYELLGETLDDAAGEAFDKSAKLLGLPYPGGALLSKLAEAGAPGVYELPRPMLHSGDLSFSFSGLKTAVLTLVREHADDMTDTFKADAARAFQEAIVEVLVKKSLKAMKQTGLKQLVVAGGVGANRQLRATLDDEARRKRFSVFYPELEFCTDNGAMIALAGCLRLQAGTPAKAAGSFAIQPRWPLSELLR, from the coding sequence ATGCTAGTTCTCGGTATTGAATCCTCCTGCGACGAAACCGGTATTGCGCTCTACGACAGCGCAACCGGCCTCCTGTCGCATGCCCTTCACTCGCAGGTGGCGATGCACGCCGAGTACGGCGGTGTCGTGCCGGAACTGGCCTCGCGCGATCACATCCGGCGTGTCGTGCCGCTCTTGCGCGACGCGCTGGCGCAGGGCAAGCGCTCGCTCGAAGAGGTCGATGCCGTGGCCTACACGCGCGGTCCGGGGCTGGCCGGGGCGCTGCTCGTTGGTTGTGCCTTTGCCGAAGCGCTGGCGCTGGCCATCGACAAGCCGACCATTCCGGTGCATCACCTCGAAGGGCATTTGCTGTCGCCGCTGCTGTCCGCTACGCCGCCGACCTTTCCGTTTGTCGCCTTGCTGGTCTCCGGCGGTCATACGCAATTGATGCGGGTGACGGGCGTCGGCGAGTACGAACTGCTCGGCGAGACCCTCGACGATGCGGCCGGCGAGGCTTTCGACAAGAGCGCCAAATTGCTCGGCCTGCCTTATCCGGGCGGTGCCTTGCTGTCGAAGCTAGCTGAGGCGGGGGCGCCGGGGGTTTATGAATTGCCGCGGCCGATGCTGCATTCCGGCGATCTGAGTTTCAGTTTTTCCGGGCTGAAGACGGCCGTTTTGACGCTGGTCCGCGAGCACGCGGACGATATGACGGATACGTTCAAGGCCGATGCGGCGCGGGCTTTTCAGGAGGCCATCGTCGAGGTGCTGGTCAAGAAGTCGCTCAAGGCGATGAAGCAGACCGGCCTCAAGCAGCTAGTGGTGGCCGGTGGCGTCGGCGCCAACAGGCAGTTGCGGGCGACGCTGGACGACGAGGCGCGGCGCAAGCGCTTCAGCGTTTTTTACCCGGAGCTGGAATTCTGCACCGACAACGGCGCGATGATCGCCCTGGCCGGTTGTCTGCGCCTGCAGGCCGGCACCCCGGCCAAGGCGGCGGGCAGTTTTGCCATTCAGCCGCGCTGGCCGTTGAGCGAGCTGCTGCGCTGA